Proteins encoded in a region of the Gammaproteobacteria bacterium genome:
- a CDS encoding DUF4147 domain-containing protein: MKAMLEQLFRTTLDDIAIDKVLPQRVLLRGSTLQIESECLELDDFDRIVVAALGKAAGSMTASLAGVLAPRQIGGIVVGPVECQVPGIVSIVGEHPYPGAGSARAAAALLELASGVGENDLFICLLSGGGSSLAEMPLDDSVSMSDLNTLHQMLVTCGADIVAMNVVRKHLSAIKGGRLAQAAAPARQLTLYVSDVPPDEPETVASGPTMPDSSTAEDAAAVITRYGLMEKLPASIRTLFGQALAETPKPDETSFARSTWHCLLDNAAAVKILRDHAKAQGWVAVSDCTVDDWPLAKAADTLLERLELLLRAHPGQPVCLVSGGELSCPVTGDGSGGRNQAFVLHVAQQIAGANIAVLSAGSDGIDGNSPAAGALADGATIERATGLGLDAATCQQHSDSFHFFQALGDAIMTGVTGNNVRDLRILLRT; this comes from the coding sequence ATGAAGGCCATGCTCGAGCAGCTGTTCAGGACCACGCTCGACGACATCGCCATCGACAAAGTGTTGCCACAACGGGTGTTGCTGCGTGGGTCAACATTGCAAATCGAAAGTGAATGTCTCGAGCTCGACGATTTCGACCGGATCGTGGTTGCCGCACTCGGCAAGGCCGCCGGCAGCATGACGGCATCACTGGCCGGTGTGCTGGCGCCGCGCCAGATCGGCGGTATTGTCGTCGGCCCCGTCGAATGCCAGGTGCCGGGTATAGTGTCGATTGTCGGCGAGCATCCGTATCCCGGCGCCGGCAGCGCGCGCGCCGCTGCCGCCCTGCTGGAGCTTGCCAGCGGCGTCGGTGAAAACGATCTTTTTATCTGCCTGCTGTCGGGCGGCGGATCTTCGCTGGCCGAAATGCCGCTGGACGACTCCGTTTCAATGAGCGATCTCAACACGCTGCATCAGATGCTGGTGACCTGCGGCGCCGATATCGTGGCCATGAATGTAGTGCGCAAGCACCTGTCTGCCATCAAGGGCGGCCGGCTGGCGCAGGCTGCTGCTCCGGCGCGGCAGCTCACCTTATATGTCTCGGACGTGCCGCCTGATGAACCCGAAACCGTAGCCTCCGGCCCGACCATGCCGGACAGCTCGACCGCGGAAGACGCCGCCGCTGTAATCACGCGTTACGGGTTAATGGAAAAACTGCCCGCAAGTATCCGCACGCTGTTCGGGCAAGCACTCGCCGAAACACCGAAACCTGACGAGACGAGCTTCGCCCGCAGCACCTGGCATTGCCTGCTGGACAACGCTGCGGCGGTAAAGATTCTGCGCGATCACGCCAAAGCGCAGGGCTGGGTAGCCGTGAGCGACTGCACGGTCGATGACTGGCCACTGGCCAAAGCTGCCGACACTTTGCTCGAAAGGCTGGAACTGCTGCTGCGCGCGCATCCGGGCCAGCCGGTGTGCCTGGTATCGGGCGGAGAATTGTCATGTCCGGTAACCGGAGACGGCAGCGGCGGGCGCAACCAGGCTTTCGTGCTGCACGTGGCACAGCAAATTGCGGGCGCGAATATTGCGGTCCTGAGCGCCGGCAGCGACGGTATCGACGGCAACTCGCCTGCGGCCGGTGCACTGGCGGATGGCGCAACTATAGAACGCGCGACCGGGCTGGGGCTGGACGCTGCTACGTGTCAGCAACACAGCGATTCGTTTCATTTTTTCCAGGCGCTGGGGGACGCTATTATGACGGGCGTCACCGGCAATAACGTGCGCGA